The DNA window GGCCTCGTTCGCGCCGGCGATGGCCTGCGCGCGGATGGAGCCTTGGAAGGCGTCGTCGTCGCCCATCTCGATGCCGCCGGTGTCGACGAGCTTGAACTCGACGCCGTTCCAGTCGGCCTCATGGTAAGAGCGGTCGCGTGTGACGCCGCGCATCTCGTGGACGATGGCCTCGTCGGCCTGGACTATGCGGTTGACGAAGGTGGATTTGCCGACGTTCGGCCGTCCCACCACCGCCACTAGGGGCAAAGGCATGATGCTTCCTCACAGGTTGGTTCGGTCAGGGGCCGCCGTGCGTTCGCGCGCGGCCAGATCGACGATCTCCCGCAGGAAATCGGACGCGTTACAGGATACCACGGACATGCGCGCCCCGGCCGCGTTTTCCATATCCTCCAAAGTCATGTCATCGAGCGTCACCATATCGTCGTTGAACATGACGCGCGGAAGGAGGTAAAGAGAGCGTGCGCGCGACGTCTGGGCTCCCTCGTTGTCATCCTGAGCGGAGGCTCGCCTCTTGTCATCCTGGGCGGAGGCTCGCCTCTTGTCATCCTGAGCGAGCGAAGCGAGTCGAAGGATCCCGTGCGGCGACAGCCCCGGATCTTCCTGTTGGCACCGCGCGGGATCCTTCGACTCCGCGGCTATGCCGCTCCGCTCAGGATGACAGGCCCTCACCGCCGCCGCGATGTCGCAGCCGCAGAGGAGGCCGGTCACGTCCACGTTGCCGCCGAAGAACTCGTTCTTCACGTACAGCGGCTCGAACAGGCCCGCGAGCGGGCTTTCCTCCACCAGCGGCCCGAGGAAGTGGCGCGTGGCGCAGCCGGCCACGAAGCGCACGCGTAGGCCCGCGTCGCGCAGCGCGGCGGCGGCCTGCTCCGACAGTCCCGCGCGCTCGGCCTCGCGCCAATCGTCGACGAACGAGCGGATGATGCCCACGCCGTCCTCGAACATGGCGAAGTCGCCGTACTGCGCGGCCGGCGGCAGGTTCTCCAAGAGCGCAGGGCCATACGCGTTGTGGTAGAACTCATCGGCCGCGAAGGCCCACATCGTCCCCCGCTCGGCGAGCGCGCGCTCCTGGAAGGGCACGATGCGCTCCATGGCGGCGCGCGCGGCAGCCGGGTCGTTGAAGCTGCGCGTGAAGCGCGTCTGGTGCTTCGTGAACCCCAGCGGCACGATGCACACGTCCAGGATGCCTGGGCGCGCGTAAGCCCAGGCCAGCGTCTCGACCAGAGCGTCGCCGTCGTTCTCGTCGGGCATGAGCACGATCTGCGCGTGGAACTCGATGCCCGCGGCCAGCAGCCGGTCGAGCGCGTCCAGGCCGTGCTGTGCGTGGCGGCCGATGATGCGGCGGCGCACCTCGGGGTTCGAGGCATGCAGCGACACGCGCAGGGGCGAGATGCGCTGCTCCAGGATGCGCGCCTCATCGGCGGCCGTGAGGTTCGTGAACGTGACGAACGTGCCCGCGAGGAAGCTCAGGCGGAAGTCGTCGTCGCGCAGCGTGAGCGAGGGCCGCATATCATCGGGCAGCTGCCGCATGAAGCAGAACGTGCAGGCGTTGCGGCACTGCTTCACGCCGTCGAACACCACGCCCTCGAACTCGAAACCCCAGTCCTCGCCGGGCTCGCGCTCGAGCTCCACCACTCCCGCGTCGCCGTCGAGGTCGATGTAGCCGAGTTCGATCACATCGTCGGACGCGAGCCACCGCCAGTCGATGAGGTCGCGCACCGGACGTCCGTCCACGCTGGTCACGTAGCAGCCGGGCTCGAACCCCGCATCGTCAGCCGGGCTCTGGGACGCGACCGCCCGCACGAGCGCCCGCGGCGCCTCGGGCTCGCCGACCCGCGCCGCGCGTTCAATGTCCTTGGAGGGATAGGTGCTCATGAAAAGGCCTTCGCTCTGTCGAGAAGATTCTCCGGATCGTGCCCCGTCGATACTCGCTTCAAGAACCGATACAATGCAAAACGCCCGAGGCAGGTACAATGCATACCGTTCGGGCGCTTGATGTTTTCTACTATAGGCCAGCATCTTACTTTGTGTCAACGACACCGCTGTGGCGATTCACGAAAAGCACGTGGGCAGGTTGCTCGCCGCAGGTCGACCGAAGTCACAAGGCATGGCGCGATGCGCATGCGCGTCGTCTTGAGGGCAGATGTTTTCAGGGCTTCGTGACAGGTGATGACCGAAATTCATCATTCGAAGCTGTTGAATTTCGCTCTCGGAAGCAGCTTCGATTTCTTAAACCGCGTTTCGCCAGAAGAGTGTATGAGATTCGACGATTTTTGAGCAAAAAATTCGTTATAGGACGCTTCGAGCCCTCTTCCCCGCTCAAAAACCGAGTTGGCACAAGGAATGGTCATCCCCCTCATTCCCTTGACCAGCGCAAATACACTGCCGCCCTCAAGCACATATGAATTATCGCTCTTTTTATCGCAATTTCTGCTCAAAAAATCGTGAATCAGGTGCACTGAGTATCATCATGAGATCGCACTTGCATCCGTATTGGGCGTGAATGTAAACCACGGCCATGCCTATGAGCACGCTGTTCACACCGGCTCCGATGCATTGCGCGCATCTCCTCGTCCATCATTTGCGAGCACGCCCCCTCCCCGCTTCCCGCAATGCCTTGAGGGTGGTTTCTTTCGATCGCGTCCATCCCACCGGTCGAACTCGGCGCAGGTTGCGGCGTTCCAGGGCCGGATCTTCCGTAGCTCGGGGCCCAGCTTGCGACGCGCCATCTCGGTGTCGTAGGCAGCTTGGGCTCGGAGCCAATAGCCGTCGGACAGACCGAAGAAGCGGCAGAGGCGCAGGTCGGTGTCGGCGGTGACGGCACGGCGGTTCAGCACGATCTGGCCGATGCGCTGGGCCGGCACCCCGATCTCCTTCGCCAAGCGACACTGCGAGATGCCCAACGGCTCCAAGAACTCCTCTTTGAGAAGCTCGCCGGGAGAAACAGGGTCGATGATGTCGTTTTCGCTCGCGATGCGCCTCGCTTCCCGTCTATCGTGATGCCTCGCGACGGCATAGAAAGATAGTATCATGCCTCCTCGAACCGCACGACCAGCAGGCCGTCCTCGTGGCGGGCGCCGACGACGGCGCAGCCGCGCAGGTGGGCGGGCAGCGGGATGCGGCGGCGCTGGTTGGCGAGCGACACCACGAGGGCGTCGCCGTCCTGCACGAGGTCGAGGTCGCGCTTGTCGAAGAACGGCGCGGGCACGACCAGCTCGCAGCCACCCTCGCGCGCGCCCGCCGCCTCGACGGGCGTCAGCAGGGCCGCCGGGTCCCCGTCGCCGAAGAGCTCGCGCGCCGCCGCGCGCAGGCCGTCCACGCCGCGCAGCTCGCCGTGGCGCAGCATGAGGCGCAGCACCGCCGTGCCCGAAAATGAGCGCTCTATCTCCTCGAGCGACGTGCGCTGCAGCTCCGTCCAGCCGTCGAAGTAGCCCGCGAGCGCATCCTCCGGATACAGCCGGTTCACCACCACGGCGTCCACGTGGTAGCCGTACAGGCCGAGCCACGCGAACGCCCGCTTCGCCTCCTTCACCACGATGCGTTCGGCCGTGGTGACCACGCGTAGGCTCACGCGACTCGTGTCGGTGAGCAGCTCGCGCAGGCGCTCCAAGCGACTCACCAGCGCGGACAGCTCGTCGAACAGGGAGTCGTCGGGCATGGGCATCTTCATCACGCGCTCGATGAGCGGCCCGCCCACCTTGAGCGCCTTGCGCTTCAGGGGCAGCGCCCGCTCGATGAAGTCGCCGAAGCGCTCGGGGTACTTGAGCAGCGAGAGCGTCTCGCCGGTGGGCGCGCAGTCCACCACCAGAACGTCGTAGGCGCCCGCGTCGTCGATGTCGAGCAGCGCGCCCAGCGAGAGCAGCTCCTCCAGGCCGGGGAACATGAACAGCTCCTCGGCCTCGATGCCCGCCTCCGCGCCGTCCGCGTGGCTCGTCATGACCGCGCGCAGGTAGCCCTGCAGCTGGCCCCAGGCGGCGCGGCCGGCCACGACGGGGTCGATCTCGAGCGCGTCCAGGTTGGGCGCGATGGAAGCGGGCTCGCTTCCAAGGGGGCAGTCGAACGCGTCGCCCAGGCTGTGGGCCACGTCGGTGCTGGCCACGAGCACGCGCCGACCCGTCTCGGCCAGGCGCAGCGCCGTCGCGGCAGCCACGCAGGTCTTGCCCGCGCCGCCCTTTCCGGTATACAGGATGATCCTCATGTTTCGCCTCTCCCCTTCTAGCCGATGTCAATGGGGCGCGCAACACAGCCCCGCCCTGCGTCCCGGGGCCGTCCGCCGGGTGACTCGAGCACGTCCAGGGCCGCCTCGGAGAGCGCCCGCACCGCGCATGCCGCCGCGCGGCGCGCCTCCGGCGGCACGAGCGCAGCCACAGCCTCGGCCTCGAGGCGCTTGGCCTTTAGCATCTTCCCTACGAACTCAGCGTTCATCATCTACTCCTTTCGCGAACTCAACCCGCAGCACGCCGTCGTCCAGCTTGGCGGCGGCTACGTCGAAGCCGGCCAGCGCGTTCGGCAGCGGGATGCAGCGCGTCATGGCACCCACGCGCACCACCAGGTCGCTACCGGCCTGGTAGAGCTCCATCGCACGCTTGTCGGCGAGCGGCAGCGCCAGCAGAAGCGCCCAGCCCGCGTCCGTCCTCTCGTAGCGCTCGTGCTCCACAGGCGGCGCGGCGGCGAACACGGCGTCGTCGGGCAGCTCGGCCGCGAGTCGCCTCACGCCCTCCATCCCGCAGATGTCGGTGCCGTACCAGGGAACCTGCGCGCGCGGCAGGCCGGCGAACACCTGCGAGAGCTCGGCCATGCACCGCGCCTGCACGTCGGCCCATTCGGCGAAGAAGCCGCCGCGCGCCTCGGGCGGCAGCACGCGGTTCACCACCAGGCCGTCCACCCGGTAGCCGAACAGGTTCAGGTAGAGGAAGTTGCGCTTCGTCTCCTCCACCACCATCTTCTCGGGCAGCGCCACGATGCGCACCGACGTGCGCTCCGGATCCTTCAGCAGCTGCTGCAGCTCGATGAGCCGCGCGTAGAGGCGTTCGATGTCGGACATCGCGCGCCTGTCGGGCAGCTCCACCTTGAGCAGCTTCTTCGACAGAGGCGAGAGCACGCGCAGGGCCACCTTTCCCACCGGTAGCCATTTCTCCAGATACCAGCCGAACAGCTCGGGGAACTTGAGCAGCGAGAGCGTCTCGCCGGTGGGCGCGCAGTCAACCACGATGAAGTCGTAGGCGCCGCCCTCGGCGAAGTCGATGAGCTTGAGCAGGGCGAACAGGCCGTCCATGCCCGGCATCGCGGGAAGGTCCCCGTCGTCGCCCCCGCCCATGCTGGACGCCATTGAAAGAGCCGACGTCACGAGCGCGCCGTAGCCCTCCTCCATGATGCGGTCGGCATCGAGCTCCACGGCGTCGAGGTTCTCCGCCACGTTCACCACGTCGGGGCCGATGCGCATATCCAGCACGTCGCCCACGCTGTGCGCCGCATCGGTGCTGGCCAGAAGCGTACGCTGGCCCTCGACCGCGAGCTTGAGCGCGCTCGCCGCCGCGACGCTCGTCTTGCCGACGCCGCCTTTCCCTGTGAACACCCGTATGAGC is part of the Arabiibacter massiliensis genome and encodes:
- a CDS encoding DUF512 domain-containing protein, with product MSTYPSKDIERAARVGEPEAPRALVRAVASQSPADDAGFEPGCYVTSVDGRPVRDLIDWRWLASDDVIELGYIDLDGDAGVVELEREPGEDWGFEFEGVVFDGVKQCRNACTFCFMRQLPDDMRPSLTLRDDDFRLSFLAGTFVTFTNLTAADEARILEQRISPLRVSLHASNPEVRRRIIGRHAQHGLDALDRLLAAGIEFHAQIVLMPDENDGDALVETLAWAYARPGILDVCIVPLGFTKHQTRFTRSFNDPAAARAAMERIVPFQERALAERGTMWAFAADEFYHNAYGPALLENLPPAAQYGDFAMFEDGVGIIRSFVDDWREAERAGLSEQAAAALRDAGLRVRFVAGCATRHFLGPLVEESPLAGLFEPLYVKNEFFGGNVDVTGLLCGCDIAAAVRACHPERSGIAAESKDPARCQQEDPGLSPHGILRLASLAQDDKRRASAQDDKRRASAQDDNEGAQTSRARSLYLLPRVMFNDDMVTLDDMTLEDMENAAGARMSVVSCNASDFLREIVDLAARERTAAPDRTNL
- a CDS encoding HigA family addiction module antitoxin — translated: MILSFYAVARHHDRREARRIASENDIIDPVSPGELLKEEFLEPLGISQCRLAKEIGVPAQRIGQIVLNRRAVTADTDLRLCRFFGLSDGYWLRAQAAYDTEMARRKLGPELRKIRPWNAATCAEFDRWDGRDRKKPPSRHCGKRGGGVLANDGRGDARNASEPV
- a CDS encoding ArsA family ATPase codes for the protein MRIILYTGKGGAGKTCVAAATALRLAETGRRVLVASTDVAHSLGDAFDCPLGSEPASIAPNLDALEIDPVVAGRAAWGQLQGYLRAVMTSHADGAEAGIEAEELFMFPGLEELLSLGALLDIDDAGAYDVLVVDCAPTGETLSLLKYPERFGDFIERALPLKRKALKVGGPLIERVMKMPMPDDSLFDELSALVSRLERLRELLTDTSRVSLRVVTTAERIVVKEAKRAFAWLGLYGYHVDAVVVNRLYPEDALAGYFDGWTELQRTSLEEIERSFSGTAVLRLMLRHGELRGVDGLRAAARELFGDGDPAALLTPVEAAGAREGGCELVVPAPFFDKRDLDLVQDGDALVVSLANQRRRIPLPAHLRGCAVVGARHEDGLLVVRFEEA
- a CDS encoding ArsA family ATPase — encoded protein: MALIRVFTGKGGVGKTSVAAASALKLAVEGQRTLLASTDAAHSVGDVLDMRIGPDVVNVAENLDAVELDADRIMEEGYGALVTSALSMASSMGGGDDGDLPAMPGMDGLFALLKLIDFAEGGAYDFIVVDCAPTGETLSLLKFPELFGWYLEKWLPVGKVALRVLSPLSKKLLKVELPDRRAMSDIERLYARLIELQQLLKDPERTSVRIVALPEKMVVEETKRNFLYLNLFGYRVDGLVVNRVLPPEARGGFFAEWADVQARCMAELSQVFAGLPRAQVPWYGTDICGMEGVRRLAAELPDDAVFAAAPPVEHERYERTDAGWALLLALPLADKRAMELYQAGSDLVVRVGAMTRCIPLPNALAGFDVAAAKLDDGVLRVEFAKGVDDER